The Prunus dulcis chromosome 3, ALMONDv2, whole genome shotgun sequence genome segment CCACCAGTGAAACTTCCCAACCTTTTCACCTTTCTATCTCTGAGTCTCTCTACCCATGTCATCAATGACGATATATGGAAAGGGCAGTGGAGTGGGGATCACATATGCTctagttaatttggataaacCCACGTTTGTAGTGCATTATCTCTTTAGCAAAGTGCTTATGCTGTCCAACCATTGGTTGTGGGGTTGGAATTTTGAACCAATTGGTAATGAGGGATAGTGACCCAACCTCTTATAAACCTTTACAAAATTGTTCAACTTTTTGATATAAAgtaagggagattcactataatacccaatattggagcctaaattataaaaaaaccccatatgaaatggactttagaaacacacccaaaacccatttacaacataacaataaggcttttaacttcttttaaattacaaaactaccattgatttcttaaaacaaacccacccaaaaacctcataaaacagcccaaaacactcaatggggtatcaaagtaatttaataattaaaattaaattcaatagggtcagctattattttttgggttttttttggggtatgtttatagaaattaaatagtgtagggtttatttatagttttagtgcaaaGAATGGGtatttgactaaatatctcataaAGTAATTCTTATCTGCACATGATGCTACATGTGTGGTGAATTGGAGTGGGGAATGGAGGCTGCCGCCGATGGGGCGGATGGCTGCTAGGGATTGAATTGCTTTTGGCAAATAGATCAATTTGAACAAAATCAGCATTTGTTATATAGCTGAATATgaattaaacttaattttttttgtcctttgaataaatatatgattaattatatttagCAATGCACTAGTTTGGATTTCAAATTATCAACCGTTATGTGCAATTTCATAGGCTAACTTATTCTTATCAACTATAACTTGCGATTTTAGGTCAACAAAAATAGAAGTTTGAAATGAGTGCATCATTTGGGGTTATTTCCAAGTATATATATGGCAATACCATCCTTGTAGATCCGTATGCAAATGCTTTCCTGTTTCTTTGTTATACACAAGTGCTTAATTGGTACTTTGCAAACAGATTAATTTGGACAAGATCATGCCTCAAGAATATTAACTAGGCACGCTTTGGATGGGCGCATGCTTGAAAATAAGACAACGTATGCATTACAATCCTCAGTCTGTTCTCTTATTATCTTGTCAAATTGTAATCCAAAGACTTGTTAATTCTTCAAGTCCATGGCCAACCCAAAAACGAAGTTAAGTTGTTATCAAAGTTTCTATTAAATTGACTGATGTTGATCAAGAATCTTGAATTTAGAGTAGATGCAACCAAAAGCTTGACTTGAAAAAGTCTTTGATGATCATATGTGTATGTCCCCACTTGTGCAATAGAAATTTCAATCAGAGATCCACGCATCACACATAACATATCTTTGACTCTCCCTATGTATGTATTCCTCATCGATCATGCTTAATACATTCCTTTTCCTTGGAATTGTTAGTACATATATAGTTGAATGTGAAATGAACTTCAACTTTCTTAGGGTGGTcagattttcaattttctcttttgattaAATATATGGTTAATTACATTTTACACCCTTGTGGTTTggtttaaaaagtattaaccattatgttcaattttttatgataACATATCTCATCAAAACTTAATCCTACTACTTCAACTCCTGACCCCATACGAATCCAACTACTAATCTAATCCAACCttacttaccaaacatgaccGAATGCATATATGCTTGTAACTTATAAAAAAGCACCATCCTTTTGGTTCCCAAATGTTAAAAACATGACATAACctgtaaacaaaaataaagcttTGATCTTACTAAAGTGCATCAATTGGGTTGTCATTTTCCTGTATATGTAGAATTACCATTCTTGTATCATATGTACgtgcttttttgtttctctttcgTATACAATAAGTGCTTCATTGGTACTTTGCAGTGAATAACCTACTAAGAACATCTTCAACAGCCTCTTCAACCGCTTTGGAACTCTAAATTTCATGAAATTTGTTATACAAAACATTAAATGTATTTGTATGACAGTTTGTGACATTATTTAAAGTGCACATCGTTATTAACAAGTAAAATAATCCAAGTTAGAACATGCATTGTCTTGTCTTCTCAATCCTCCATTTTCAGTGGCCAAATGAACCATATTGTGCCCAGAAGTGTAAACTGATAAAAACAGGGCATCAACATGACAATTGTTAGAATTGACAGTGATTGGGCATCAACATGATAATGGGATTGAACGGCAACCCGATGACTGACATTGTGAGGGAGCTTGAATTTGCTTTGAAGCTTCAATGGAGTGCTGACAACGATATGGACTTCAATATTTGAAACCAATATTTGTGAAGATGAGGTTGCCTTCatcaaagaaaaggaagggTCTGGTAAAAGTGAGCGAAGATGTGCGACCGACGAATCCATTAAATTGATTTCTGAGACAATCTTTTCTGAGATCAACAGTCCAGATGATCGATTAGCAACAACATTTCTAATGAAATCAGAATAATTTGGCCACAATTAATGGGAGATGATTATGTAAGATGACTTATGTGAGTTGGCCACAATCAGTCACTTAcgtatatattaattttgtttaaactCTTACTCTATCTATAATTGGAGAGATAGTGTTAAGGTTTATTCAATATAAAAGAATCGGTCACTCCTCTCATAATACACGAGTTCTATAGCGTGCTTGACCTATTGATAGATCATTCCATAGTTGCCATGTCTTCTTCGCGGTGTATAAAGCAATCAATAACTCTGCTTTTATTCATGTGTTTATTGTGGTAAACTTCAACTAGGGATGGCGACGGGTcgggtaggggccgggtatgacaataccatccccatccccgctCTTCATCCCCGCCCCCGTCCCCGAACTCATCCCTATTtattaggtttcggggaatccccgtccccgtccccgtTGGGagactatcccccataccgCCCCAAATCCccgatttttttgcataaaaaaatatttatcatacattttaacattaagtttcatattacattatcattcaacacatccaaattaactataaagttcaactcgactattcaaaatcacatcaatatgaaattccatagaaaattaggaagaattaggagagggaagttaacttagggttaaacataaatattataattatttatttatttatttaaatataaacatatatattttcgggtcaTGTTtggggatggggacgccaataccatccccttcCCATACTCgtcggggatttttcaagttcggggatccTAGTACCCGATACCCATTTAGCTCCGAAATTTCTCCCCGTTAGGATCGGGGACCCGACGGGGACCCGCCCCtacggggatttttgccatccctataTCAGACTCTAACAATTAAAACTTTGAATTCacatgattaattaattaattcatttttgtCTAACCAGCTGCTTGGAAACTAGttgtttaaaagaaaaattcaattgagagcatgaattttatttttcaatctGTTGTTCCGCACAATTATATCATGCTGGTACTAACCAATTGCAACAGGTCAAGAgttttttgaagtttttttttttggaatgtTGTTTCTGATTGGAAAATGTAGATGTTTAAAAAACCATCACCAAATTGTTTATTGAGTTTGATTCAATTAAATGATgattattgtattttttttataactacaTTAACAAACACCAGGATTGATTGACTCATTCAATGTTTTGGCTGGCGGCTTTATCTATTTTAAAGTATTATAAAGAAATTATGTTTGTTATACACAAACTTGATctgtttaaaatttttttggacCAATTGAATAATCTACCAAAGTGGCTTATTTGATGTTATTATGAAAGAATTATGAAAGAATTATGAAAGAATTCTTTTGGGCCCCCTCTAACATCAATTCATGACTCTACCACTTATTACAGGAAAGTTATTTGAATTCGGATATAGAGTAGGGAGTACATATGCTCTAGACAACTTGGGTACGTCTGCAGTGCGTTATCTCTTTAGCAAAGTGCTTTTGCACTCCACAACTTCCAACTATTGCAAATTGGTTGTGGGGTTGGAATTTTGAACCAATTGGTAATGAGAGTTAGTGACCTAACCCCTTATGAGCCctcacaaaattatttaacttTCCAATATAAGGTAATTCTTCATATCCTCACACATGCTTCATGTGTGGTGAATTGGAGTGGGGAAGGGAAGCTGCCACCAATGGGGCGAATGGCTGCTATGGATTTAATTGCTTCTGGCAAATAGATCAATTTGAACAAAATCAGCATTTGTTATATAGTTGAATATGAATTGAacttaaattttctttgggtAGTTAGATTTTcagcttttaaaaaattaatatatattttaattaaactagaattttgatttttgtcctttgaataaatatatattaattatattttgcaGTGCACTAGTGTGGAGTTCAAATTATCAACCATTATGTGCAATTTCTTAGGATAACTTATTCTTATCAACCATAACTTATGATTTtagttcaacaaaaataaaagtttgaaaTGAGTGCATCAATTGGGGTTATTACCAAGTATATATATGGGAATACCATCCTTGTGGATCCGTATGCAAATGCTTTACTGTTTCTTTGTCGTATACAGGTGCTTAATTGGTACTTTGCAGTTTGCACAAATTAATTTGGACAAGATCATGCCTCAAGAGTACTAACTAGGCACGTTTTGGATGAGCGCATGCTTGAAAATAAGACAAAGTGTACATTACGCACAGTCCCCAATCTGTTTTCTTATTATCTTTTGCAAATTATAATCCAAAGACTTGTTAATTCTTCAAGTCCACGGCCAACCCAAAAACGAAGTTAATTAAGTTGTTATCAAAGTCTCTATTAAATTGATTGATATTGATCAAGAATCTTGAATTTAGAGTAGATGCAACCAAAAGCTTGACTTGGAAAAGTCTTTGATGATCATATGTGTATGTCCCCACTTGTGCAATAGAAATTCCAATTAGATATGTATCATGAACATGTATATAATAACCCAAGCATCAAACAAACACCCTGATACAATTACCATGATGAAACAAATTCTCAGCACTTATCTCTActtttccttgtttctgcaCATGATCGTTGTCACCATGTTCGTTGCCGGCGATTCGCCACCTATCTATAAGCCAGTCGAAGTTATCACCGTCAATTGTGGCTCTTCCAACAACATATTCAATGACCATGATCAGCGAACTTGGACTGGAGATAtcaactcaaaattttcacccttTGAACCCCAAGTAGTTGGCAACACATCCATATTTAAAAAAGCACCTCATTCGTACACCGTCCAACAAGTGCCTTACACCACAGCGAGGCTTTCTTACTCTGAATTTACCTACAGATTTTTTCACCTCACCCCCGGCCAAAAGTTCATTCGTCTTTATTTCTACCCAGCTTCATACCCCGACTTTGATTACTCCAAAGCCCTCTTCTCTGTCAAAGCCGGTGGTTTTACCCTTCTCCACAACTTCAATGCGTCAGTCACTGCTGCTGCTTCTGGGCTGGAGGAGACGGTATACAGAGAATTTTGTATGAACATtggggaggaagaagaagaacagaaTATAAGCATCACGTTCACTCCGAGCAGCGCAATCGCAGATGCGTATGCATTTATCAATGGAATCGAAATTGTGTCCATGCCTACCAACCTTTACTACACAACAGATGGGATTCAATCGGTAGgcagtgaaaacaaaaacgtTGGTATTGAAAACAACACAGTTCTGGAGACGGTTTACCGAATCAACGTGGGCGGAAGTGCGGTCTTTTTTGATAAAGACACCGGCATGTTCCGCAATTGGCGTGATTATACATACGAGGAAAGGTACTTGGATGAGTTTAGTCATAACCATAGTGTTTTGCCACAAAATTCTAGTATTCAACTCCATTTTACCAACACAAAACCACCGTACTCTGCTCCAATAGAAGTCTACCAAACCGCTCGGGCAATGGGCATGAACAGGACCATAAACAAGAGCTATAATCTCACCTGGAATTTCCCAGTTGATTCCAATTTTCGTTACCTAGTTAGGTTTCATTTTTGTGAGTTTCAACCTGAAGTTATGGAAGTGGGATATCAAGTGTTTCTAATTTACATGGATCATCAAGCGGCTGAAGAAAGAGCGGACATAATCATGTGGGCTGGTGGGAATGGGATTCCAACATACAGAGACTACTTGGTGTGGATACAGCCTACAGGCTCCGCTGGAAGCAAGAAGAAAGTGAATCTCAACATTGCACTGCAGGCAAAGCCAAATGGTTTTGGTACTAGAATCAGCGATGCAATGTTGAATGGTCTGGAAATCTTCAAACTCAGCGACTCAGACGGCAATCTCGCGGGACCCAACCCCGATCCACCTCCTATGGACCCAGCAAATACGACGTCGTCGGCAGGCCCAGAAAAATCTAAGTCAAGGAGTACTCCTTTGCTTGCCATTGTTGCTGGTGTAGTTTCCACCACAATCGCACTGCTCTCTGTTCTCGGGTTATTCTTGGGTTTCAGGCGACGACAGAAATTGAATGACAATGATCTCTCCACTCGGAAAGCGACCAACTCAACCAAGAGCCGGGGCTCATCCTTACCGTCCGATTTGTGTCACTACTTTTCCTTGACGGAGATTAAAGCCGCCACCCGAAACTTCAGCGATATTTCTATTATTGGGCGTGGCGGATTTGGTAACGTGTATAAAGGATACCTTGACGATGGGGCCACCCCCATTGCGATAAAACGGCTGAAACCCGAGTCATCACAGGGGGCCCAAGAATTCCAGACGGAGATCCGAATGCTTTCACAACTTCGCCACCAGCATTTGGTGTCGCTCGTAGGATACTGTACAGACGATGGTGAGATGATCTTGGTCTATGATTACATGGCGCGTGGTACCCTTTGTGACCACCTCTACCACACAGATAATCCATCTCTATCTTGGGATCAACGGCTCCAAATTTGTATCGGTGCAGCTCGTGGGTTGCACCATCTTCACACGGGTGCGCAGTACACTATCATCCATCGTGATGTAAAGAGCACCAATATCTTATTGGATGAGAAATGGGTGGCTAAAGTCTCGGATTTTGGGCTTTCAAAAATGGGAACCATCACCATGTCCAAGACCCACATCAGCACGATGGTGAAGGGTAGTTTCGGGTATTTAGACCCAGAATACTACCGTCGTAGCCAGTTGACTGAGAAGTCCGATGTGTACTCGTTTGGCGTGGTGTTGTGTGAGGTGTTATGTGCGAGGCCGGCTTTATTACGAACAGTGGAGAAGAAGCAAATGGGTTTAGCCGAGTGGTTCAAGAGCTGTCATCGCAAAGGGACACTTGATCAAATCATTGACCCGAGGCTCAAGGGTAAGATTGGAAACGCATGCTTGAATAAGTTTGTTGAGATGGCGATAAGTTGTATGCATGATAATGGGATCGAACGGCCGTCGATGAATGACGTGGTGTGGGGGCTGGAGTATGCAATGCAACTTCATCAaagagaggagggagagaaagaTTTCGACCTTGAAAACAAGGGTGAAGATGAGGTTGCGTTGATGAATGATAATCATTCTACAGGGTTTACTACTAGTCGTAGTTGGGAAGGAGGGACGTTGAACAGCGGGCTGACCAAAACAAGTAGTGAGCAAATCTCTACAACTAACGAATCGATTAAAGGGATGTCTAGGATAGTGTTTTCTGGGATCAACGATTCCGAGGGgagatgatgaatgatgatcAACATAGTAAGAACAATCACAGGCTTGCTAAGGCCTGGCGCTGGACTATgatatttatttgtattacCAAACATCTCAActcagcttcttctttttcttttgatcgAGCTTGTAATTTGGTTAATTAAACTTCCAAGTGTAGTCGCAATTCTATCATGTGAAATATAAACACAAATTCAAAGAAATTTGATGCGAAGTCATATATCAAACAAGCAACATCTTTCTATAATATGACTTTGCATCTAATCCCTTAACATTGTAtagaatttataaattttttattttactcaCCTTAAATAAGATGGGATTTAAACACATAATTTACTGTTTATCTTTTTCAAGGACATCAATGTATAATTGAAATGAAGTGGTAGGCAGATGTGTGTTAGTGGTGATGGTGGAGGTGATGTCATTGCCTGCCATCACCATGACGTGAGATGTTGGTGGTAGGGCTGCTATGGTGATAAGGTGTATGATTGAACGAAATTAACTTGTGTGGTGATGAATTATATGTGTACAAGCAGACTCATGATGTGGATAGTGATAAGGTGTGTGATTGAACTGAATTAAGTGCACAAGCAGACTCATGATGTGGATGGACCAACCAAATAAATGAGTGGTTTTAAGTTTGTGCACTGCAGAGGTAGATAGAAAACGTAGGTACCAGGGCACAAGTAGAGTACTGGCAATATACAGATATTACATATCCAAGGAGGAAGGGGCCAAGAGACTATATATGCTTTGAGCTGAGCTGAAACCACAGAACATGCAATATTCGCTTGTCGCTTTTAACTTTTCAAGTGGCTTTGTACTATCCCTAcaataaatacaaaatgtaGCTCGCAACTTGCATTTTCCAAATAAGTGATTGATTACAACAGCTAGCTACGCCAAGAAGAAGAGTACCACTCCTGGATTGGATATATATAGTCCTAGAGTGTTGAGGATCCATTGCAAGAaataagaggaagaagaaaaacactCTAATCAATTCACCGCGAATTAATGGGTTCATCAGTCGTCGTGGGTGTGTTTGTGATTATGCTGACGACGGCGATGATGTCTCAGCTTCCCAGCACAAGCCATTGCCTGATGAAcaagagcagcagcagcacctcctcctcctcctctaatTGGTGCATTAATGGTAGCACCCACCAATATTGCCAGCAGCTTACTATTCCACAGGATAAGGAGGAGGGCTTTGAAGACTTGGAGTTAGAGTTCATGAATATGATCATGAAGCATATGCCGGTGGATGATTCGCATCACGAAACTAGCAACAGAATGCTGCCGTCAATGAATCCAACTTCTTATAATGTGTTACTAAATGGCCCGGCTTTTAAATGTGGGAGAAACGGGTATGGCCCATGCATTCCTAATCCCACAGAGAATAAGCGTGGGATGCAATGTAAAAGCCCGTACGACAGAGCTTGCATCCGTTAGTAAGGATATGGAGTTTGTGTAACAACAATTGCATTCTGCTTGTTATCTGTGTTTAATGGTATGATATctcattttatatatgtttcttTAGAGGAATTAATTTCCTCGTCGGAAAGATAGCCCCCATAGTTCAGCTTCCAGGACCCCATAATTCCTAGATTAACCCCAAAGCCACCAAGGGAATTGCAGATTACGCCCCGGTACCATTAGACCATGGAAGTCTTCCACAAGAGCATATCCATGCATCATTGAATTTATATTGTCAGCCATTGAATTTACTTTAACAAAATCGGACGGCTAGGATTAAAAGAGGATCGAAAAGGAtgtgatattttttattatatatattataggaTCAGTATACCCGAAAGAAAGTCTTTGATGCttgatgaaaaatgaaaaagcaaGTCTTCGATCAATCAATAGTATTATCCCACTTGTGCTCAAGTTGTGCATTCAAACAATAATGTAACGACAACTAGAAAACCAGCTCAGCTGATTAAAATCATTGGACGTTTTGGTCAAGTTGTGCtttttcagaaaacaaaacaaaaacaaatttcttTTACAAACCACGCAATTTCTCACAAAAATATGCATATCTTTTTGGCTAACTGAAAGCTTTTGCCtgaattattttatgttgacgaacataatttataatttaaatatttatttttaaatatatatatatatatattttaaagcaAAAGAAAGCTTAAACACACCGAAAAGAAGAAAGCTGAAAGCTTTTAACTTTCCTCCACCAAGAagatggaaaagaagaagctcTGAACTTTCAAAGAACACCACTTCTGTAAGCTTATTCTCCACATGAATACAACAATACTTGATCCGAAGAAGACTTTCCAAATTctcatttgaaaattaaacagGGCAATCTCTCTGTTATCTTTCAGCAGCTTCCCTGTTTCTCacttgatcatcatcatcctcctcTTAATCAACACCTTAATTACCTTatgatctttctcttctcttagATATCATCAATAACCCAATTAGCAGCAAACACCTTTCGAAAACAATAACCATGAAGAAACTCCTTCTCCCTCCTCTGCCTATTTACTTCCTTCCCTTGTTTCTGCAAATCGCCACCCTACTCTCTGCACCTATCTACACTCCGGTCGAAGACATCACCATCAACTGTGGCTCTTCCGGAACCTCACCCAACATATATGACAACCGGAATTGGACTGGAGATATCAACTCAAAATTCTCCCCCATTCAATTACACCAAGATAACACCAACACCTCATCCCAAGTCAGAGAAGCACCTCCCTCCTCTGTTAGCCAAGTACCCTATACCACAGCTCGGCTTTCTCTTTCCGAATTTAGTTACAAAGTTCCCCTCTCCACTGGGCAGAAGTTTATTCGTTTATACTTCCACCCAGTTTCATATGACCCCGGCTTCGACCGATCCAAAACCCTCTTCTCTGTCCAAGCAGGTGGCTTTACCCTTCTCCATGATTTCAATGCTTCTGTAACTGCTGATGCTAGTGAGACTGAGACGCTAATAAGAGAGTTCTGTTTGAATATTGATGAAGGACAGAACTTGACCATCACGTTCACTCCGAGCAGAGCAATCCCAGATGCTTATGCCTTTGTCAATGGGATTGAGATTGTGTCCATGCCCACCAATCTTTACTACACTGCATTCGAAAGCCATGGAGTTGATTATGTAGGCAACAAAGTCAATTATCGCATCGAAAACATCACGGCGATGGAGACGGTGTACCGAATAAACGTCGGTGGAAGTGCACTCTCTTTCGACCAAGACACTGGGATGTACCGCAAATGGGACAGTGCAGTAGACGAGCAAAAGTACTTGGATGATTTGAGTTCCAGGTGGACTGTTCTTCCACAAAACGTTAGCCTTCAACTCAACTTTGTGAAAATACCAGAGTACTCTGCTCCACAagtagtttaccaaacgggccGGTCAATGGGCAGCAACCACACCCGAAACAAGAGCTACAAACTGACCTGGGAATTTCCCGTAGATCCCAAGTTTCTTTACCTGCTAAGGCTACATTTCTGTGAGTTTGAGCCTGAAATTATGGACACCGGGGACCGGTCGTTTCTAATCTATGTGGAGAACCAACTTGCTGAGCCACAAGCCGACATAATCATGTGGAGTGGTGGAAATGGGAGACCAATCTACAGGGACTACGTTGTGTTCATGCCTGCAGGCCCTGATCGGAAGAAAGTTAAGCTCTTTCTTGCACTGCAAGCAAACCCAAGAGATTGGATGACCAAATACAATGATGTACTCTTGAACGGCCTTGAACTCTTCAAACTAAGTGATACAAATGGAAATCTAGCCGGACCAAACCCcgacccaccaccaccaaagcCGGTGCAGCTGAAAACCCCCTCAAAACAGTCGAAGAagaagtcaactcctatgctTGCCACCGTTGCTGGTGCAGTTTCCGCCATACTCGTATTATTCTGTGTCCCCGGATTCTTGGTTATCAGGCGAAGAAGAAGATCCAAGGACACCGATGATGACTCATTTGTACTGTCCGGTTTGtgtcgtgatttttcattgtCGGAGATCAAAGCCGCCCCCAAAAACTTCAACCAGGATTTCATTATCGGTGTTGGTGGGTTTGGCCACGCGTACAAAGGGAGCATCGATCAGGGCACAAACCCAAGTCGCAACATAGCGGGGCAGGAGATTCGAATTTGAGCGATGAGATGAAGGGTGAAGATGAGGTGTGACCAAAACTAGTAGTTAGCACAGTTCTCTGAGATCAACGATCCCAGTGGACGATGATGATTATCTGTGCAAATTAATATTCTTAATCATATATGGTATAGGGCTTGCGTGGAGTTGTATATCCATATGATGCAATTGTaaatatatttgtaattttctccttgtttttaatattctgcaaaattaaaacttcCATATAGTCTTGCAATTTCTTATTGCATACCAAATTGGGAATGTTGATTAAAGATTCCAACactatttgtaattttgttaCTGTCAAAAATtacttcctcttttcttttcttttttcgcctaaacaaaaatttattccTCACTAATCATGCTTAATAGATTCCTCTTCCTTGAAATTGTTAGAAAGTATATAGATAGTTGAGCTTTCTTAGGGTAGTCAGATTGTCAATTTTGGATTGAAAAATGTTTGATGATCATACGTCCCTACCCTACttgtacaaaaaaaattccaatcagagatccacacacacacacgcataACTCTCCCTCCCTTTACTTATCTTTGCTAAaccccacacacacacacacacacacatatatataataacccGAGCATCAAACAAACGCCTACAACTACCATGGTGAAGCAAAAGGTTGAAGGATGTAGCATATCTACATGGTCCCATATCATGTGGTCTGATAAGGTGGTACAAAAAAGATGGTCTCCTCCATAGCTCAACTGAATCAAGCATCatctttaaaaaagaaaacaataatattgGCAGCCGTTGAATTTACTTTAACAGAGTCAGACGGCCAAGATtaaaagaggaaagaaaagcaTATGTGATATATCTTTTTCTATTATAGGATCAGCATAACCAAAAGCAAGTCtttgatgttttgtttttttggtaacGCAAGTCTTTGATGTTGGACCAAACAGAGAAAAGCAAGTCTTTGATCCATATCCTGCTTACGCTCAAGAAATTCAATACAAGCATGCCAACAATAATGCAGCGACAACTAGAAGACTAGCTGATTGAAAATAATAGGATGCTTTTGTCCCCTTGTGGAAGTGTA includes the following:
- the LOC117621976 gene encoding receptor-like protein kinase FERONIA; translation: MKQILSTYLYFSLFLHMIVVTMFVAGDSPPIYKPVEVITVNCGSSNNIFNDHDQRTWTGDINSKFSPFEPQVVGNTSIFKKAPHSYTVQQVPYTTARLSYSEFTYRFFHLTPGQKFIRLYFYPASYPDFDYSKALFSVKAGGFTLLHNFNASVTAAASGLEETVYREFCMNIGEEEEEQNISITFTPSSAIADAYAFINGIEIVSMPTNLYYTTDGIQSVGSENKNVGIENNTVLETVYRINVGGSAVFFDKDTGMFRNWRDYTYEERYLDEFSHNHSVLPQNSSIQLHFTNTKPPYSAPIEVYQTARAMGMNRTINKSYNLTWNFPVDSNFRYLVRFHFCEFQPEVMEVGYQVFLIYMDHQAAEERADIIMWAGGNGIPTYRDYLVWIQPTGSAGSKKKVNLNIALQAKPNGFGTRISDAMLNGLEIFKLSDSDGNLAGPNPDPPPMDPANTTSSAGPEKSKSRSTPLLAIVAGVVSTTIALLSVLGLFLGFRRRQKLNDNDLSTRKATNSTKSRGSSLPSDLCHYFSLTEIKAATRNFSDISIIGRGGFGNVYKGYLDDGATPIAIKRLKPESSQGAQEFQTEIRMLSQLRHQHLVSLVGYCTDDGEMILVYDYMARGTLCDHLYHTDNPSLSWDQRLQICIGAARGLHHLHTGAQYTIIHRDVKSTNILLDEKWVAKVSDFGLSKMGTITMSKTHISTMVKGSFGYLDPEYYRRSQLTEKSDVYSFGVVLCEVLCARPALLRTVEKKQMGLAEWFKSCHRKGTLDQIIDPRLKGKIGNACLNKFVEMAISCMHDNGIERPSMNDVVWGLEYAMQLHQREEGEKDFDLENKGEDEVALMNDNHSTGFTTSRSWEGGTLNSGLTKTSSEQISTTNESIKGMSRIVFSGINDSEGRLPYDLSLLLDIINNPISSKHLSKTITMKKLLLPPLPIYFLPLFLQIATLLSAPIYTPVEDITINCGSSGTSPNIYDNRNWTGDINSKFSPIQLHQDNTNTSSQVREAPPSSVSQVPYTTARLSLSEFSYKVPLSTGQKFIRLYFHPVSYDPGFDRSKTLFSVQAGGFTLLHDFNASVTADASETETLIREFCLNIDEGQNLTITFTPSRAIPDAYAFVNGIEIVSMPTNLYYTAFESHGVDYVGNKVNYRIENITAMETVYRINVGGSALSFDQDTGMYRKWDSAVDEQKYLDDLSSRWTVLPQNVSLQLNFVKIPEYSAPQVVYQTGRSMGSNHTRNKSYKLTWEFPVDPKFLYLLRLHFCEFEPEIMDTGDRSFLIYVENQLAEPQADIIMWSGGNGRPIYRDYVVFMPAGPDRKKVKLFLALQANPRDWMTKYNDVLLNGLELFKLSDTNGNLAGPNPDPPPPKPVQLKTPSKQSKKKSTPMLATVAGAVSAILVLFCVPGFLVIRRRRRSKDTDDDSFVLSGLCRDFSLSEIKAAPKNFNQDFIIGVGGFGHAYKGSIDQGTNPSRNIAGQEIRI